In bacterium, a single window of DNA contains:
- the yrbG_1 gene encoding Inner membrane protein YrbG translates to MLLHAGLLAVGLVVVVLGAELLVRGASRLALALGLTPLVIGLTVVAFGTSAPELVTSTVAIRADSPGIALGNIIGSNIANLALILAIAAMIRPLPVDSAVIRRDLPLLAGVTLLTVLLLGFRLFGLAAGVGFVGLLLWFTAWQVRTSRQELPAVAAEFEEEITSLNQPLNRAPLIAAAGLSLVGLGLLIGGGRLLVDAAIALAATLGVPDRIVGLTIVAVGTSLPELATTLVAVLRNEPDVAVGNVVGSNIFNLLFIGGIVAMLHGAPLVLPTASLVDGWVMVAVTTVAAGLLFTGRALSRAEGGVLLAGYVTYLVWLIR, encoded by the coding sequence ATGCTGCTGCACGCCGGACTCCTCGCAGTCGGGTTAGTGGTAGTAGTGTTGGGAGCAGAGTTGTTGGTGCGGGGTGCGAGCCGCCTCGCGCTGGCACTGGGACTCACGCCCCTGGTCATCGGACTGACCGTTGTCGCGTTTGGTACATCCGCCCCCGAACTGGTCACCAGTACTGTTGCGATTCGCGCCGACTCGCCGGGTATCGCCCTGGGGAACATCATCGGGTCCAACATCGCGAACCTGGCGCTGATACTCGCCATCGCAGCCATGATTCGGCCTCTTCCCGTGGATTCGGCGGTCATCCGCCGCGATCTGCCACTGCTGGCGGGAGTGACTCTGCTGACGGTGCTTTTGCTCGGCTTCAGGCTCTTCGGCCTGGCGGCTGGAGTTGGATTTGTCGGCCTCCTGCTCTGGTTTACCGCCTGGCAGGTCCGCACCTCCCGCCAGGAATTGCCCGCAGTCGCAGCAGAGTTTGAGGAGGAGATCACGAGCCTGAATCAGCCACTCAACAGAGCCCCCCTCATAGCCGCGGCAGGACTCTCCCTCGTGGGGCTGGGGCTGCTGATAGGGGGCGGACGCCTGCTGGTGGATGCTGCCATTGCGCTTGCCGCCACGCTCGGAGTCCCGGACCGGATTGTCGGGCTCACGATTGTGGCGGTGGGCACCAGTCTGCCGGAACTGGCCACGACCCTGGTGGCGGTCCTGCGAAATGAGCCGGATGTAGCCGTCGGAAATGTGGTGGGCTCCAACATCTTCAACCTGCTCTTCATCGGCGGAATCGTGGCCATGTTGCACGGAGCCCCATTGGTCCTTCCGACGGCTTCTCTCGTGGATGGCTGGGTGATGGTGGCCGTGACTACCGTCGCCGCCGGATTGCTCTTCACCGGGCGCGCGCTCTCTCGAGCAGAAGGGGGCGTGCTGCTGGCGGGCTATGTCACCTACCTGGTCTGGCTGATTCGCTAA
- the focA gene encoding putative formate transporter 1, which translates to MSTALYGLEVYTPAEIAQRVRDVGVKKARLPVLTTLGLGVLAGGFIGLGALGFLVITSDPALGFSVGRLLGGLLFCCGLILVILAGAELFTGNNLLILAWTSQLITTPELLRNWLLVLLGNLLGAVGLALLVTFAQTGMLADGAVGEQMVRVASSKAALPWDVAFYRGVGCNILVCLAVWMALGGHTVTDKVVAILWPITLFVVVGFEHSVANFFFLPLGYWHDTAVGNFQMPAIGQTLLSQSGVIAGNVVGGGLLVGLVYWWIYLRQDSSSVTHPVEPGDES; encoded by the coding sequence ATGAGCACTGCACTCTACGGGCTGGAGGTCTATACACCTGCCGAGATAGCTCAGCGGGTCCGCGATGTCGGGGTGAAGAAGGCGCGTCTGCCAGTCCTTACCACTCTCGGACTGGGGGTCCTGGCGGGAGGATTTATCGGCCTGGGAGCGTTGGGATTTCTGGTCATCACCAGCGACCCCGCACTTGGATTCAGCGTTGGCCGACTCCTCGGTGGGCTGCTCTTCTGCTGTGGCCTGATCCTGGTAATTCTGGCGGGGGCAGAGCTTTTCACCGGGAACAATCTCCTGATTCTGGCCTGGACCAGTCAACTCATCACAACCCCGGAGTTGCTGCGCAACTGGCTACTGGTACTGCTGGGGAATCTGCTTGGCGCTGTAGGACTCGCGCTGCTGGTGACTTTCGCCCAGACCGGGATGCTGGCGGATGGAGCGGTCGGTGAGCAGATGGTCCGGGTCGCCAGCAGCAAGGCGGCACTCCCGTGGGACGTGGCGTTTTATCGGGGGGTCGGGTGCAACATCCTCGTCTGTCTCGCGGTCTGGATGGCCCTCGGAGGGCATACAGTCACCGACAAGGTGGTGGCGATTCTCTGGCCCATCACGCTGTTTGTCGTGGTTGGCTTCGAGCACAGCGTTGCAAACTTCTTCTTTTTGCCGCTGGGATACTGGCATGACACGGCTGTCGGGAACTTCCAGATGCCGGCCATCGGGCAAACTCTGCTCTCGCAGAGTGGGGTCATTGCGGGGAATGTGGTGGGTGGCGGACTGCTGGTCGGCCTGGTCTACTGGTGGATCTATCTGCGTCAGGACTCCTCTTCAGTAACTCATCCTGTCGAACCCGGAGACGAGTCATGA
- the petC_2 gene encoding Cytochrome b6-f complex iron-sulfur subunit, whose amino-acid sequence MSNLPPATAEPPTDTGRRQTLMLLCGLWGMVGTGLAIPVLQVLTAPLRGGGVGDAAPVAELPLALAQEASWQPVVLDFATRDAWARDRAVPHQAFVRKHDGEVEVLSAVCTHLGCQVQWEAEQDRFFCPCHHGTFDASGARTSGPPPKPLTPMPFVIQGDRLIVSLPTVDESAA is encoded by the coding sequence ATGTCAAATCTCCCCCCCGCCACAGCCGAGCCACCCACCGATACCGGACGTCGCCAGACCCTGATGCTGCTCTGCGGCCTGTGGGGAATGGTCGGCACCGGGCTGGCCATCCCCGTCCTGCAAGTCCTGACCGCGCCACTGCGTGGTGGGGGTGTCGGTGACGCTGCACCGGTCGCAGAACTCCCACTCGCGCTGGCGCAAGAGGCTTCGTGGCAACCTGTGGTGCTGGATTTCGCGACCCGGGATGCCTGGGCGCGTGACCGGGCAGTCCCGCACCAGGCGTTTGTCCGAAAGCACGATGGCGAAGTGGAGGTGCTATCCGCGGTCTGTACGCATCTGGGATGTCAGGTTCAGTGGGAAGCGGAGCAGGATCGATTTTTCTGTCCCTGCCATCACGGAACATTTGATGCCAGTGGCGCTCGCACCTCCGGACCGCCCCCCAAGCCCCTGACGCCTATGCCCTTCGTGATCCAGGGGGATCGCCTGATCGTCAGTCTGCCGACCGTCGATGAGTCCGCCGCATGA
- the hutU gene encoding Urocanate hydratase codes for MSTTATSARIIRAPRGTHLSCKSWIQEAALRMLMNNLDPEVAERPEELVVYGGRGRAARNWECFDAIVATLRRLADDETLLVQSGKPVGVFRTTVDSPRVLIANSNLVPHWATQERFDAWERAGLTMFGQMTAGSWIYIGTQGILQGTYETFAEAGRQHFGGDLAGRWILTGGCGGMGGAQPLAATLNGAAMLIIDVDASRLEMRLATRYLDEIAPSLDDAIGRMQRATANREAVSVGLVGNCAEVLPELVRRGITPDLLTDQTSAHDPLRGYIPAGMSLAAAAQARDADPTAYLSRVQASMATHVEAMLAMQQRGAVTFDYGNNLRQRAFDAGVAQAFDFPGFVPAYIRPLFCKGIGPFRWVALSGDPEDIRVTDEAVKELFPGHTSLHRWIDQAQQRVQFQGLPARICWLGYGERHLAGLRFNELVAQGRVKAPIVIGRDHLDAGSVASPNRETEAMQDGSDAISDWPLLNALLNTASGASWVSIHHGGGVGIGYSQHAGVVIVADGTDAAAARLERVLTNDPGTGVMRHADAGYPIALAHARATGLDLPMVTP; via the coding sequence ATGAGCACGACCGCGACCTCCGCCCGGATCATCCGCGCACCGCGTGGCACCCACCTTTCCTGCAAAAGCTGGATTCAGGAAGCCGCGTTGCGGATGCTGATGAACAATCTGGATCCCGAGGTCGCAGAACGTCCGGAAGAGCTGGTGGTGTATGGCGGTCGGGGTCGCGCTGCACGCAACTGGGAATGCTTCGATGCCATTGTCGCGACACTGCGTCGGCTCGCCGATGACGAAACGCTGCTGGTGCAGTCCGGGAAGCCGGTAGGGGTCTTTCGGACCACGGTCGATTCCCCCAGAGTTCTCATCGCGAACTCCAATCTCGTGCCGCATTGGGCAACGCAGGAACGCTTCGATGCCTGGGAGCGTGCCGGGCTGACCATGTTCGGGCAGATGACCGCCGGGTCATGGATCTACATTGGCACGCAGGGGATCCTGCAGGGGACCTACGAAACATTCGCGGAAGCGGGACGGCAGCATTTCGGTGGTGATCTTGCCGGTCGCTGGATCCTCACCGGAGGCTGTGGCGGCATGGGGGGGGCGCAGCCACTGGCCGCCACGCTCAATGGTGCAGCGATGCTGATCATCGATGTGGATGCCTCGCGGCTGGAGATGCGTCTGGCGACCCGGTATCTCGACGAGATCGCGCCATCCCTTGATGACGCTATCGGGCGGATGCAGCGCGCCACCGCCAACCGTGAAGCCGTATCGGTCGGGCTGGTCGGCAACTGCGCGGAAGTTTTGCCCGAGTTGGTGCGACGCGGCATCACGCCTGACCTGCTGACTGATCAGACCTCCGCACACGACCCGCTGCGGGGCTACATCCCAGCGGGGATGTCGCTGGCAGCAGCCGCCCAGGCGCGTGATGCAGACCCCACTGCATATCTAAGCCGGGTCCAGGCGAGTATGGCGACCCATGTCGAGGCGATGCTCGCGATGCAGCAGCGCGGCGCAGTGACCTTCGACTACGGCAACAATCTGCGTCAGCGAGCTTTTGATGCGGGGGTAGCCCAGGCGTTCGACTTCCCAGGATTCGTACCCGCGTACATCCGTCCGCTCTTCTGCAAGGGCATCGGCCCCTTCCGCTGGGTTGCCCTCTCCGGAGACCCGGAGGACATTCGGGTGACCGATGAAGCGGTAAAGGAGTTGTTTCCCGGGCACACGTCACTGCATCGATGGATCGATCAGGCCCAACAGCGAGTGCAGTTTCAGGGGCTGCCGGCCAGGATTTGCTGGCTTGGGTACGGTGAGCGGCACCTCGCGGGACTACGATTTAACGAACTGGTGGCTCAGGGACGGGTGAAAGCGCCCATTGTCATTGGCCGGGATCACCTGGATGCCGGGTCGGTGGCATCGCCCAATCGTGAAACAGAAGCGATGCAGGACGGGTCCGACGCCATCAGCGACTGGCCTCTCCTCAATGCGCTGCTCAACACGGCCAGCGGCGCGTCGTGGGTGTCGATTCATCATGGCGGGGGAGTCGGGATCGGGTACTCCCAGCACGCCGGCGTGGTGATTGTCGCGGATGGCACCGACGCTGCGGCAGCGAGGCTGGAGCGGGTCCTGACGAATGATCCTGGGACAGGCGTGATGCGTCATGCCGACGCCGGCTATCCCATCGCGCTGGCCCATGCCCGCGCCACCGGCCTGGATCTGCCTATGGTGACGCCATGA
- the yrbG_2 gene encoding Inner membrane protein YrbG, with amino-acid sequence MLLAGQLILGLVMLAYGAEWLVRGASRLALAAGLTPLVVGLTVVAFGTSAPELITSVVAGLRGSSGIALGNIIGSNIANIALILGAAATIRRIPVQSEVIRRDMPIMVIMTILFFILLKQQWFGTISGIVFIALLILFTTWQIYTSRLELPGVSSEFAREVGDISEPIDKSPIAVAVGLTIVGLVVLATGGRFLVESAVQIAQLLGISDRIIGLTIVAVGTSLPELAATVVAVLRNEPDVAVGNVVGSNIFNILLIGGVVGLLGGSAVATPVGISTDLWVMLAVTTFASVLLLTERALFRREGAILLVIYFGYIAWLVFFSR; translated from the coding sequence ATGCTGCTGGCTGGCCAGCTCATCCTCGGTCTGGTAATGCTCGCCTACGGCGCGGAATGGCTGGTCCGGGGGGCGAGCCGTCTGGCCCTCGCTGCGGGCCTGACTCCACTGGTGGTCGGCCTGACCGTAGTGGCCTTCGGGACCTCAGCCCCTGAACTCATCACCAGCGTGGTTGCAGGATTGCGCGGATCGTCCGGCATCGCCCTGGGCAACATCATCGGCAGCAATATCGCGAACATTGCACTGATTCTCGGAGCGGCGGCGACCATTCGGCGGATCCCGGTGCAGTCTGAGGTGATCCGTCGCGACATGCCAATCATGGTCATCATGACCATCCTGTTCTTCATCCTCCTCAAGCAACAGTGGTTCGGCACCATTTCCGGCATTGTCTTCATCGCACTTCTCATTCTCTTCACGACTTGGCAGATCTACACCAGTCGCCTGGAGCTACCCGGCGTGTCCTCCGAGTTCGCCAGAGAAGTGGGAGACATCAGCGAGCCGATCGATAAGTCTCCAATCGCTGTCGCAGTCGGACTCACCATCGTTGGCCTGGTGGTCCTGGCCACCGGGGGCCGGTTCCTCGTGGAGTCCGCCGTCCAGATCGCCCAGTTGCTCGGCATCAGCGACCGCATCATCGGCCTGACTATCGTGGCGGTCGGGACCAGCCTGCCGGAGCTCGCGGCGACTGTTGTGGCGGTCCTCCGGAACGAACCGGATGTCGCGGTGGGCAACGTGGTGGGATCCAACATTTTCAATATCCTGCTGATCGGCGGGGTGGTGGGGTTACTGGGCGGCAGTGCGGTCGCGACCCCCGTCGGGATTTCCACCGACCTTTGGGTCATGCTGGCAGTGACGACTTTTGCCTCGGTGCTGCTGCTCACCGAGCGGGCCTTGTTTCGACGGGAAGGCGCGATTCTGCTGGTGATCTACTTCGGCTACATCGCGTGGCTCGTCTTCTTCTCACGCTAA
- the copA gene encoding Copper-exporting P-type ATPase, which translates to MAATTSPILLPEQVSTETFSIRGMHCAGCVARVEGALAQVPGVVEASVNLAAETGRIAWDPSLVGPDTIAARLTDLGYPSTLVVDRAAQEQERALLKEFERRWLTLKVAISATLALAIVVLSHLELIGIAILPPLLSGWVQLVLVLPIQFWAGAEFYTGSWQALKNRSADMNVLIMIGTTAAVVFSTLALLFPWLIQFPGHHGNHVFYFESAAVIITLILTGRLLELKAKTATTSAIRALVQLQAPTAERLAPDGTFATVPVELVAVGDTLRVAPGAQVPVDGRILEGRSALDESLLTGESIPVERGPGEPVIGGSLNTTGSLLITATQVGEGTLLGRIIRLVEEAQGSKAPIQRMADQIAAVFVPAVLVVAGLTAILWLLFGAQVVHESRVMSTALTTTMAVLIIACPCALGLATPTAIMAGTGRGARLGVLIRNGTALEQLAHASIVVFDKTGTLTQGTPRLLTLHELENDALSQWGPLVLAAEAPSEHPLSRALIAGLTARDITSTAMAVEDWDSIPGAGVTARIDGHSVLIGNARLMQRDEIDITAYQQHLAAISAAGQTPVWIAIDGRPQLLCGLADPLKPEARMIIQQLEQEGVRPILATGDHAGVAQSIAEEAGIAEVHAGLSPGEKLQLITTLQQSGQRVAMLGDGVNDAPALAQADVGVAMGTGAAVALETASVTLLRGELAGFVRARQLSAATLRTIRQNLFWAFAYNTLGIPLAAGLFHVLFGWPFLNPMFAAAAMALSSVTVLYNSLRLQRWNPQDLTRI; encoded by the coding sequence ATGGCTGCGACGACCTCTCCCATCCTCCTGCCTGAGCAGGTCAGCACCGAGACATTCAGCATCCGGGGGATGCACTGTGCAGGCTGCGTCGCCAGAGTCGAAGGCGCGCTGGCGCAGGTGCCGGGAGTCGTGGAAGCCTCGGTCAATCTCGCCGCTGAAACAGGTCGGATCGCCTGGGATCCCTCACTGGTCGGTCCCGATACCATTGCCGCACGCCTGACTGATCTGGGATACCCATCCACGCTGGTGGTTGATCGGGCGGCTCAGGAGCAGGAAAGGGCACTCCTGAAGGAATTCGAGCGTCGATGGCTCACGCTGAAAGTCGCCATATCAGCGACCCTGGCGCTGGCGATAGTGGTGTTATCGCATCTGGAGCTGATCGGCATCGCCATTCTTCCGCCGCTCCTAAGCGGCTGGGTGCAGTTGGTGCTGGTCCTCCCCATCCAGTTCTGGGCGGGCGCGGAGTTTTACACCGGCTCCTGGCAAGCGCTGAAGAATCGCTCCGCTGACATGAATGTCCTGATCATGATCGGGACCACCGCTGCAGTCGTTTTTTCGACGCTGGCATTACTTTTCCCCTGGCTCATCCAGTTTCCCGGGCATCACGGGAACCATGTGTTCTATTTCGAATCTGCGGCAGTCATCATCACGCTGATTCTCACGGGAAGACTGCTGGAGCTAAAGGCCAAGACCGCAACGACTTCTGCGATCCGGGCACTGGTCCAGCTCCAGGCTCCGACTGCAGAACGCCTCGCGCCGGATGGGACATTCGCCACGGTCCCGGTCGAACTGGTAGCGGTCGGCGATACGTTGCGAGTCGCCCCTGGAGCGCAGGTACCGGTCGATGGCCGAATTCTGGAAGGCCGATCCGCCCTCGATGAGTCGTTACTGACGGGGGAATCGATTCCGGTCGAGCGGGGACCTGGAGAACCGGTGATTGGGGGTAGCCTGAATACCACTGGCAGCCTGCTCATCACTGCCACCCAGGTTGGGGAAGGAACGCTGCTGGGACGCATCATTCGGCTGGTCGAAGAGGCGCAAGGGAGCAAGGCGCCGATTCAGCGCATGGCGGATCAGATCGCGGCGGTGTTCGTGCCGGCGGTCCTGGTCGTGGCGGGGCTGACTGCGATCCTCTGGCTCCTTTTTGGTGCTCAGGTGGTCCATGAAAGTCGGGTGATGTCGACCGCCCTGACCACCACCATGGCGGTCCTCATCATTGCCTGCCCCTGTGCACTGGGACTGGCCACGCCCACGGCCATCATGGCGGGCACCGGCCGTGGGGCGCGTCTGGGCGTGCTGATCCGGAATGGCACAGCACTGGAACAACTGGCACACGCCTCTATCGTCGTGTTCGACAAAACCGGCACCCTCACCCAGGGAACGCCGCGTCTGCTGACACTGCATGAGCTGGAAAATGACGCGCTGTCGCAGTGGGGTCCACTGGTGCTGGCTGCGGAGGCCCCCAGCGAGCATCCCCTCTCCCGGGCCCTGATCGCCGGACTCACGGCGCGGGACATCACTTCGACTGCAATGGCGGTTGAAGACTGGGACAGCATCCCTGGGGCGGGGGTCACCGCCCGCATCGATGGGCACAGCGTGCTGATCGGCAACGCCCGGCTCATGCAGCGCGATGAGATTGACATCACCGCGTATCAGCAACATCTCGCGGCGATTAGCGCGGCGGGGCAGACGCCCGTCTGGATTGCCATAGATGGACGTCCGCAACTCTTATGCGGACTGGCTGATCCCCTGAAACCAGAAGCGCGCATGATCATCCAGCAGCTGGAGCAGGAGGGGGTGCGCCCGATTCTGGCGACTGGCGACCATGCGGGTGTCGCACAGTCCATTGCGGAGGAAGCGGGCATCGCTGAAGTCCACGCGGGACTCTCACCCGGCGAGAAACTTCAACTGATCACGACACTCCAGCAGTCTGGGCAGCGGGTCGCGATGCTCGGCGATGGCGTGAACGACGCCCCTGCACTGGCGCAGGCCGATGTGGGGGTTGCCATGGGGACCGGGGCAGCCGTAGCGCTGGAGACCGCGTCGGTCACGCTGCTGCGGGGTGAACTGGCAGGATTCGTCAGAGCACGGCAGCTGTCGGCGGCGACTCTCCGGACCATTCGACAGAATCTTTTCTGGGCCTTCGCCTACAACACGCTGGGCATCCCGCTGGCAGCAGGGCTGTTCCATGTGCTGTTTGGCTGGCCGTTTCTCAACCCCATGTTTGCCGCAGCGGCGATGGCACTCTCATCGGTGACCGTGCTCTACAACTCGCTGCGACTCCAGCGCTGGAACCCGCAGGACCTGACACGCATCTAA
- the petB_2 gene encoding Cytochrome b6: protein MTMLSAVCAGLLLVSMLSGMILSARYVPAPEHAHASLAWLITEVTGGALLFSLHGWSTTLLMGALHLLVFVDLLIGRASWSHRWTWWSGLVMLFAGLGLGFTGSLLPWTQQAYWDAVVRFELISQTPLIGPALATILRGGERIGVLTLTTYNALHVHALSGLLLLALVARLWADETGPAPPRRLDQHLAALGAAGFTLVVALWQPWTLGPAADPASTDFVARPEWWFLPLFQLRKLVSGAAEVPLLLALVGLAWFLLLLQPSFDREDAAPRVRHLLLGVRIAGLLGWVLLLLFGLQPEGTANADPPASPPPRDIQPLSAS from the coding sequence ATGACAATGCTCTCAGCGGTGTGTGCTGGATTGCTGCTGGTCTCCATGCTCTCGGGCATGATCCTGAGTGCGCGCTATGTCCCGGCTCCAGAACACGCGCACGCTTCCCTCGCCTGGCTGATTACCGAGGTCACCGGCGGAGCACTCCTCTTCAGTCTGCATGGCTGGAGCACCACGCTGCTCATGGGGGCGTTGCACCTGCTGGTCTTTGTAGATCTGTTAATCGGTCGCGCATCCTGGTCACATCGGTGGACCTGGTGGAGCGGCCTGGTGATGCTCTTCGCCGGACTCGGGCTCGGATTTACCGGCTCACTCCTTCCCTGGACTCAGCAGGCGTACTGGGATGCCGTGGTCCGCTTCGAACTCATCAGCCAGACTCCGCTGATCGGTCCTGCCCTGGCCACCATTCTTCGTGGCGGAGAGCGGATCGGCGTGCTGACGCTGACGACTTACAACGCACTCCATGTCCACGCCCTCTCAGGGCTCTTGCTGCTCGCCCTGGTGGCTCGGTTGTGGGCTGATGAGACCGGTCCAGCCCCGCCTCGTCGTCTCGATCAGCATCTGGCAGCGTTGGGCGCTGCCGGATTCACGCTGGTGGTCGCGCTCTGGCAGCCCTGGACGCTCGGACCGGCCGCCGACCCCGCGAGTACCGATTTCGTGGCACGTCCGGAGTGGTGGTTCCTGCCGTTGTTTCAGCTCCGCAAGCTCGTCAGCGGAGCCGCCGAAGTGCCGCTCTTGCTGGCGTTGGTGGGACTGGCGTGGTTCCTGCTGCTGCTGCAACCATCGTTCGACCGGGAAGATGCCGCTCCCAGAGTCCGACACCTGCTGCTGGGTGTCCGGATCGCGGGCCTGCTGGGTTGGGTGCTGCTGTTGTTGTTTGGGCTTCAGCCTGAGGGAACAGCGAACGCAGACCCGCCAGCTTCCCCACCCCCTCGCGATATCCAGCCCTTATCAGCTTCCTGA
- the lig gene encoding DNA ligase, with protein sequence MSAPFADFAILFEQLRHTRGLARQRALFLHFFQSLSQSDQAVVQGWADEENKLRLQSKPLIAIAMQLTGWDAEVIGWVQKSEGSLPAAIGSLLPAQEDDPELTLGYVETARVTLRAASSQKRYAYLAELLGMASPVSATVLLKLIAGQLPLGMLLTPETPPERPFTFRLVIVAASADHADRMSLLSDYTIAVWHEGHLLSIGTVWEGLEAATQTQLTSVLNTLIISRKGPVVLVEPRIVLEVACSGVAINRRRQAGYALQAPAIVRWLPEVAPEAADSLEQVLRTCLQQPA encoded by the coding sequence ATGAGCGCACCCTTCGCCGATTTCGCCATCCTCTTTGAGCAGCTCCGTCACACCCGCGGACTGGCACGTCAGCGTGCGCTGTTCCTGCACTTCTTTCAGTCGCTGTCGCAGTCAGATCAGGCCGTGGTCCAGGGCTGGGCTGACGAGGAGAACAAGCTGCGGCTGCAGTCGAAGCCCCTCATAGCGATCGCGATGCAACTGACCGGCTGGGATGCTGAGGTCATCGGTTGGGTGCAGAAATCCGAGGGGAGTCTGCCGGCTGCCATTGGGTCGCTGCTGCCCGCGCAGGAAGATGATCCAGAGCTGACACTCGGGTATGTGGAGACTGCGCGAGTCACGTTGCGTGCTGCGAGCAGTCAGAAGCGCTATGCCTACCTGGCAGAGTTACTTGGAATGGCCAGCCCAGTGAGCGCAACAGTCCTGCTGAAACTGATTGCAGGGCAGTTGCCTCTGGGAATGCTACTGACCCCGGAAACTCCACCTGAGCGTCCCTTTACGTTTCGGCTGGTGATCGTCGCGGCCAGTGCTGACCATGCCGATCGGATGAGCCTGCTCTCCGACTACACGATCGCGGTCTGGCATGAGGGGCATTTGCTCAGCATTGGGACCGTCTGGGAAGGACTGGAAGCGGCTACTCAGACTCAACTGACCTCGGTGCTCAACACGCTGATTATTTCCCGCAAAGGACCAGTAGTCCTCGTGGAGCCCCGGATCGTGCTGGAAGTGGCCTGTTCCGGAGTGGCGATCAATCGTCGACGTCAGGCGGGGTATGCCCTGCAAGCTCCGGCCATCGTGCGCTGGCTGCCAGAAGTCGCGCCAGAGGCTGCCGATTCTCTGGAGCAGGTCCTGCGGACCTGCCTGCAGCAACCGGCTTAG
- the ucpA gene encoding Oxidoreductase UcpA, whose translation MDLGLAGKVALVTASSKGLGLASALALAREGCRVMLNARSAADLERAATILHSDPQVQAAGGSAEYLVADLADPDEIAALLEGTRQQLGPIEILVSNTGGPPAGRFMDHTDDAVWMAAYNLLVMAPVRLTRGVIPEMATRGWGRCIYITSTSIKQPILHLNLSSVVRPAVAGLAKTIALEYAVSGITSNVVLPGPYDTDRTFETLRIQSEQTGKSIDQLRQERAASHPMHRSGDPGELGAAVAFLASQQAAFTTGTVLWVDGGVIQSTL comes from the coding sequence ATGGACCTCGGACTCGCCGGCAAAGTCGCTCTCGTCACAGCATCCTCAAAGGGCCTGGGGCTCGCCTCAGCCCTCGCGCTGGCCCGGGAAGGTTGCCGGGTGATGCTCAACGCCCGGTCGGCAGCGGACCTCGAGCGGGCCGCCACCATCCTTCACAGCGACCCGCAGGTGCAGGCTGCGGGAGGCTCAGCGGAATACCTTGTAGCCGACCTTGCCGATCCTGATGAAATCGCAGCCCTGCTGGAAGGGACCCGTCAGCAACTGGGCCCCATCGAGATACTGGTCTCCAACACGGGCGGCCCACCAGCAGGCCGCTTCATGGACCACACCGACGATGCCGTCTGGATGGCGGCATACAACCTCCTGGTCATGGCCCCGGTGCGACTCACCCGCGGGGTAATTCCCGAGATGGCGACCCGTGGCTGGGGGCGGTGCATTTACATCACGTCGACTTCGATCAAGCAGCCGATCCTCCACCTGAATCTCTCATCGGTGGTCCGGCCAGCCGTCGCGGGACTCGCCAAGACCATCGCGCTGGAATACGCGGTGAGCGGGATCACGAGCAATGTCGTGCTGCCCGGTCCCTACGACACGGACCGTACCTTTGAGACGCTTCGCATTCAGAGTGAGCAGACGGGCAAAAGTATCGACCAGCTGCGACAGGAACGGGCCGCCAGCCACCCGATGCACCGGAGCGGGGACCCTGGTGAATTGGGAGCTGCGGTGGCGTTCCTGGCATCTCAGCAGGCGGCTTTCACCACGGGTACGGTCCTTTGGGTGGATGGCGGCGTGATCCAGTCCACACTTTGA